ATTCGAACTGGAACACCGCGATCGTCTTGGCGCGCTTGAACAGCTCGTAGGTGGGCGCGTCGTCGAGCGGCAGTTGCGCGATGTCCAGCGGTGCCTCGCCGGTGCCGCGACGCGCATTGATCATGCGCACCGCCCAGTCGATGATCGTCAGCGTACGCAGACCGAGAAAGTCGAACTTCACCAGCCCGACGGATTCGAGATCCTTCATGTCGAACTGGGTGACCACACCCTCGCTTTCCGGGTCCTTGTACAGGGGCGCGTAGTCGGTCAGCGGTCCCGGCGCGATGACCACGCCACCAGCGTGCTTGCCGACATTGCGCGCCAGGCCTTCAAGCAACAGGCCCAGATCGAGGATCGCCTTGACGTCATCTTCCTGGTACGCCTGCTGCACCTCGGGAATCGTCTGCAGCGCGTATTCGAGTTCGGTACAGCCGTGGTCCTGGGCTTCGGACTTGTAGGCCGGGATGCCGGGGATCATCTTGGCGATACGGTCGCCGAAGCCGTGGGAATGCCCGAGCACACGCGTGGCATCACGCACCACGGCGCGCGCCGCCATCGAGCCGTAGGTGATGATCTGGCTGACCAGATCCCGGCCGTACTTGCGCGTCACATAGTCGATCACGCGGTCGCGGCCTTCCATGCAGAAGTCCACGTCGAAGTCCGGCATCGACACACGTTCCGGATTCAGGAAGCGCTCGAACAGCAGCTTGTACGGAATCGGGTCGAGGTCGGTGATGCCCAGCGAGTACGCCACCAGCGAGCCGGCGCCCGAGCCACGTCCGGGGCCCACCGGCACGCCGTTGTCCTTGCCCCATTGAATGAAGTCGGCAACGATCAGGAAGTAGCCGGGGAAGCCCATCGACTCGATGATTCCCAGCTCGTAATCCAGGCGCGCACGGTACGAGGCTTCGTCGTGACCTTCGGCCGGACCATGCGCGGCGAGCCGCCGGCTCAGGCCGGCGTGGGTTTGCTTGCTGAGGTGCTCATTGACGGTTTCGCCGGGGTCGACCGGGAAGTCCGGCAGGTAGTTGACCCCGAAAGTGAACGACACCGAACAGCGCCGCGCGATCTCCACGCTGTTGGCCAGCGCTTCCGGCATATCCGAAAACAGTCCCGCCATTTCGTCCGCAGACTTGAGATACTGCTCTTCGCTGTAATCCTGCGTGCGACGCGGATCGCTCAGGGTGCGGCCCTGGTTGATGCAGACCCGCGCCTCGTGAACCTCGAAGTCTTCGCGTCGCAAAAAGCGTACGTCGTTGGTGGCGACGAGCGGCACACCATGCAGGCGCGACAGTGCCGCGGCGGCCTGGGTGTGGCGCTCGTCGTGCTCGCGCCGGCAGCGCTGCACCGCCAGATAGAGCCGGTCACCAAACCAGCTTCGCCATTCGGCAAGGTACTGCTCGGCTTCGGTCACCTGTCCACGCAACAACGCGGTGCCGATCTCGGAATGAGGCCCACACAGTACGATCACGCCCTCGTTCCACTGCGCGAAACGTTCGCGGGCGACCGTCGTGGCGAGCTTGCTCTTGCCCTCGGTGTAGGCCGACGACACCAGCTTGACGATATTGCCGTAGCCCACGGAATTCTGTGCCAGCAAAATCACACGGCTGGGCACGCCATCGGATTCGACCAGCACCTCGGCGCCGATGACCGGCTTGATCCCGGCACTTTCCGCGGATTTGTAGAACTTCACCATCACGAACAGATTGTTCAGATCGGTGATGGCGATCGCCGGAAAGCCCAGTTCGGCGGTGCGCGCGGCCAGCGTCTGCAGGCGATCGTCCGGCGTCTTGCGCTTGACCGGTTCGACTCGAATGATGCCATCCACCAAGGAGTACTCGGTGTGCAGCGACAGATGCACGAAGCCGGGATTCGCTTCCGACATCGCTTCAGGCAAGCCGCAGCGAAAGCTGCGCCACCGGCGCGAAGGTGCGGCGATGCACCGGAGTCGCGCCCAGGCGGTTCAGGGCGTCCAGATGCACGCGCGTGCCATAGCCCTTGTGTGCGGCGAATCCATAGCCTGGATACTCGACATCGAGGCGGCACATTTCGGCGTCCCGGTTGACCTTGGCCAGTATCGAAGCGGCCATGATGCAGGGATGCAGGGCGTCTCCATCGACCACGGCCTGCGCCGTGCAACCAAGCTTCGGCAGATGCAGGCCATCGACCAGCGCCGAATCCGAGCGCCTCGACAAGGCTTCCCAGGCGCGCTGCATCGCCAGCAACGAGGCGCGCAGAATGTTGATCGATTCGATCTCGGCGACGCTGGCGCTGGCGACCGCCCAGGCCTCGGCGCGCGTCACGATCGTCTGCGCGAGACGTTCGCGGGCTTTGGCACTGAGCGCCTTGGAGTCACGCAGACCATCGAACGGATCTCGCTCGTCCAGAATCACCGCAGCGGCATAGACCGGGCCGGCCAGTGCACCACGACCGGCCTCGTCCAGCCCGGCCACGCAGGCAATACGCGGGCCCGCGCTCATGTCAGCAGCTCCGCAATTGCGGACGCGGCATGCGCAGCGGCGTTGCGGCGCAGTTCGTCGCGTACCGCGTCGAAGGCGTCGGTCTGTTTCTGGGCGGCCACGGGGTCGTCGATCAGGCGTGAAACGGCGTTGGCAAAGTTCTCACCTGTGGCATCGTCCTGCAACAGCTCATCGACCAGCGGTTCTCGGCACAGCAGATTCGGCAGGCTGACACGCTCGATCTTGAGCAAGCCGACTTTGCGCAGCAAAAACGCCGTAAACGGCGCCACGCGGTAACCGACAACCATCGGACGCCCCAGCAGCAGGCACTCCAATGTCGCCGTGCCCGACGCCAGCAGGACCGCCTCGCCAGCGCGCATGGCTTCGCGCGACTGGCCGTCGAGCAGCGTCCAGTTCTGCTGCGGCGCATGCCCGGCCATGGCCGCCTCGATCAGCGGCCGCAGTGAGGGCTTGGCCACCGGCACCACGAACTGAAGCTGTGGATGGCGTTCGGCCAGGCGCCGCGCCGCGTCCGCATAGAGCGGCATCAGCATCGACACTTCAGCCTTGCGGCTGCCCGGCAGAACCGCGAGACAGGGCCGCTCGGCCAGACCCAGCGCCGCCCGGCCCTGAGCCGGCGTCAGCGTCGCGTCGAGCTCGTCCGCCAACGGATGGCCGACATAGGCCACGCGCATCGCGTGCTCGCGATAGAAGTCGGCCTCGAACGGGAACAGGCTCAGCATCAGATCGCAGCTTTTGGCGATACCGCGTACGCGGCCCTGCCGCCAGGCCCAGACCGTCGGACTGACGTAGTGCACGGTCTTGATGCCCCGCTCGCGCAGTCGCCGCTCCAGCCCCAGATTGAAATCCGGCGCGTCGATGCCGATCAGGCAGTCGGGGCGGTCGTCGCTGAAGCGCGCCACCAGTTCCGCCCGCAGGCGAAACAGGCGCGGCAGCTCCCTGATCACTTCGGACAGGCCCATCACCGACAGCGCGTCGATGCTCTCGATGGCCTCGCAACCGGCAGCGATCATGCGCGGCCCGGCAACACCATAAAACCGCGCCTGCGGATAGATTCGACGCAAGGCTTCGATCAGCGAAGCACCGAGAATATCGCCGGAGGTTTCGCCGGCGACCAGAGCGAATTTCATGGGTGAAGCCGGGACCCGGAAAGCAACAACAGCAGTCTGCCGCTGCATCCAAGAGATCGGGGCTTCCAGCCGCTTGGGGCTCCCGTCTGACGGACCGTACCTCGGCTTTCCCCGGGTCCCCGGTCCCGGGTCCCGGGTCCCGGCCTCATCGCTGCAAGGCCCGCTTGGACTTCTCGATGAACTCCAGCCATTGCGCCGAGATCGGAGAGTGTTCGGCACGCAGGCGCAGTTCGTCCTTGATCGCCGCGATCAGTTTTCCGGAACGGTAGACCAGCTTGTAGATATCTTCGACTTCGTCGATCTGATCGGGCGTGAATCCGCGCCGACGCAAGCCTTCCTTGTTGATGCCGCGCGGCGCCGCCGGCTGACCTTCGCTCATCACGTGCGGCGGCAGATCGCGCAGGATCACCGCGCCGCCGCCGGAGAACGCATGCGCGCCGACGCGGCAGAACTGATGCACCAGGGTGTAACCGCCCAGCGCCGCCCAGTCCTCGATCGTGACGTGTCCAGCCAAGGTGGTGCCATTGGCGAGAATGGTGTGATCGCCGACGAAACAGTCATGCGCGATGTGGGCCTGCGCCATGATCCAGTTGTCGTCGCCGATACGCGTCAGGGCTTCGGCCTTGAGCGTGCCGCGCTGAATCGTGACGTATTCGCGGATCGTATTGCCGTTGCCGATTTCGACACGGGTGTCGTCTTCGGGTCTGGCCGACTTGTCCTGCGAAATCTCGCCGAGCGATGCGAATTGAAAGATCCGATTGCCCTGCCCGATCATCATCGGTCCGCTCAGTACCACGTGCGGCCCGATCCAATTGTCGTCACCGATCTCGACGCCGGGACCGACGATGCTGTACGGACCGATCGTGACGTTGTTGCCGATCCGTGCCGCGGGATCGACGATGGCCGTCGGGTGAATCATGCCTGGGCGTCATCCGCCTTGACGCCACCATTGCGCAAGGCGCAGAGCATGTCGGCTTCGCAGGCCAGTTCGCCGTCCACGGTGGCACGGCAGGAAAACTTCCAGATGTCGCGCTTGTGACGCACCACCGTGGCCACGAATTCAAGGCGATCACCCGGCACGACCGGGCGTTTGAACCGCGCGTTGTCGATGCCGGCGAAGTACAGCAGCATGCCGGACTCACGGCGCACACCCGAAATCTTGATCGCCAGCAGGCCACAGGTCTGCGCCATCGCCTCGAGGATCATCACGCCGGGCATGATCGGCACTTCCGGGAAATGCCCCGGAAAGAAGGGCTCGTTATAGGTGACGTTCTTGATCGCCGTCAGCGATTTTTCGGGGTCGTAGCCGATCACTCGGTCGACCAACATGAAAGGATAGCGATGCGGCAGCAACGCCAGGATGTCGCGACAATCAAGCAAGGTCTGGTTCACCGGTATCGTCCCCGTTCTCCCCGGAATCAATCTTCAATATACGTTCTAGCGCTCTGAGCCGCGCTTCCTGCGGCGCCAGTCTGCGCAAGCGCGCCACGTTTCTACGCCATTCGCGCGCCGGTTCGACCGGTAGGCCGGAACCGTACTGCCCGGCGGTCGGCAGGGATTTGGTCACCATGGCGAAGCCAAGAATGATGACGTCATCGCCAATGACCAGGTGCCCGCTGATGCCACAACCGCCACCGATCAGACATCGGCTGCCGATTCGGGTACTGCCTGCAATGCCGACACAGGCAGCGATCGCCGTGTGGTCTCCGATGTGCACGTTGTGCGCCACCTGAATCTGGTTATCCAGCTTGACTCCATTGCCGATCACCGTGTCGTCGATCGCGCCCCGATCGATGGTGGTATTGGCGCCAACTTCCACGTCATCGCCAATACGCACCGCACCCAACTGAGGCACCGCTTCCCAGCCATCCGGTGCACGCACATTGCCGAAGCCGCGGCTACCGATCACGGCGCCGGGATGAATCCGGCAGCGAGCCCCGAGAACACTGCGCCGTCCGATCCATACTCGCGCCTCAAGCCGGGTGTCCTCTGCCAGGACCGCACCGCGAGAGACGATGCAACCCACACCAACGAACACCCGCTCGCCGATGACGGCGCCTGCTTCGACGACAGCATTGGGGCCAATCCAGGCACTTTGCGCGATCTGCGCCGTGGGGTCGATGAGCGCCGTCGCATGCACTCCGCCACGAACCTCGGGCTCATCGTCGAACAAGCCGGCGACACGCGCGAACGCCAGGTTGGGGTCACGGGCGATCAGGGCGTTGCCGGCATAGCCTTGAGCCACCGCCGGCGTCAGGATCACCGCTGACGCCAGCGTCGCGTTCAGATGGGTGCGGTATTTGGGGTTGGCCAGAAAGCCGATGCAGCCGGGCCGGCCCGGCTGCAGTGTGCAGACACCGGTGATCGCCGTTTCGGGATCACCCTGCATGTCCAGCCCGAAAGACTTGGCGATTTCGCCCAGCCGCACCGTCATTGAAGCCGCCTGAACCCTGTTACTTGGTCAGGCGCTGCAGCACATCGTCGGTGATGTCGATACCGTCGGCCGCGTAGACCGGATCCTGCAGTACGGCGTCAACACCTTTTTCCTTGGCCACGGCGGCGATCACGCCCTTGATCTCCTCCATCATCTGGCCCGACAGCTCGCGCTCGCGATTCTGCACGTCTTCCTGGAACTGCTTGCGCTTGTAGCCGAAGTCGATCTGACGTGTGTTCAGGTCCTTCTCGCGCGCATTGCGGTCCTGAGGCGACAGCAGATCGGCCTCCTGCTGGAACTTCTTGAGGTCGGCTTCGAGCTGCTTGCCTTCGGCCTGCAGTTCATTGGCACGACGTTCGAAGTCCGCCTTCATCTTGGTTTCCAGTGCCTTGTACTGGGGCGACTGGGCGACCAGCGCATTGGCACGCACCGTTGCGATCTTGGTCTGGGCCAGCACCGGCGCACTCACCAGCACGGCAGCCGGCAGGGCAATCACAGCAATAAAAGTCTTCATTACGTTACGCATAAATGTTCTCGCGGAAAAAGCTGAATAGTTGGTATCAGAGGTTTGCGATCAGAAACCGGAACCGAAGGTGATCTGGAAGCGATCGACCTCATCTTCAGGTTGCTCGTTGAGCGGATACGAATAGCTCAAATTGAGAATGCCCAGGAACGGCGTGAACCAGCGGAAGGCGATACCCGCCGAGCGACGCAGCTCGTCGAACTCGAATTCCCCAGGCTCGGCGAAGACGTTACCGATATCGAAGAACGCCGCCAATCGCGTCGAGTTGCCGTCCGCCGCGAACGGCAGCGGAATGATCAACTCGTTCTGCATGGTGGTACGCAGTTTGCCACCATAAGGGTTGTCGTTCGGCGTGTCGCGCGGCCCCAGCGTGCCGTCGCGGAAACCACGTACGGTGCGCGAGCCGCCGGCGAAGAAGTTCTCATACGGCGGAATCTTCTTGGTACTACCGTAGCCATCGGCATAGCCAACCGTGCCGTTGATGTCGAGGAAGAACCGCTTGTAGATCGGCACGAACTGCTCCGCATTGAAGCTCACGGTGTAGAACGTCAGATCGCTGCCCGGCACTGCAACGTCAAGATTGAGCTGCTGCAAGGAGCCGCGGCTGGCGAAGATCGTGCGGTTGCGCGTATCCCGGCCGATGCCGGTGCGCGCCAGGAAGTTGAAGTAGTGCGAACCATTGTCGACCACAAAGCTCAGCACTTCGTCGCTCGACGCGCTGGCGAAGGTTTGCACCGCCGTGTCCTCGATACCGCCACCGATGCGAACCGCCACGAACTCGGACAGCGGAATGCCGTAGATCAGGTTGGCCGAGATCGTGTTGGTCGAAAAACCCGAGCTGTAGCGAATGATGCGGTCGGACTTGCGGTAGGTCGTCGAGATGGTCTGGCTGATACCGTCCTCGGTGAAATACGGATCGGTCCAGGAGAAACTCAGCTGCTTGGAGTAGCTGTTGTTCTCGGCCGTGACCGCGATGCGGTTGCCGGTGCCCATGAAATTCGAATGGGTCACGCTGCCGCTGAGCACGAAGCCCGAGGAGCCCGAGAAGCCGACGCCGAACTGCACCGAACCCGGGGGCCGTTCCTTGATCGTGTAATTGATGTCGACCAGGTCGTCGGTGCCGGGCACCGGCTGCGTGTCGACTTCGACCGACTCGACGAAGGCCAGACGCTCCAAGCGTACGCGCGAGCGCTCGACCGCGCTCTTGGAGAACGGCGCGGCCTCAAGCTGGCGCATCTCGCGACGCAGGGTTTCATCATTGGTGCTGCCGTGCCCGCTGAAACCGATGTGATGGACGTAGGTGCGCTTGCCCGGCTGCACGAAGTAGTTGAGCGTGACCTTGCGCGACTCGTCCTCGACTTCCGGAATCGGCGTGACTTCGGCGAAGGCGTAGCCCACGTCCGACAGTGCGGCCTCGATCCGGTCGGCGCTCTCGGTGGCCTGCTTGCGCGAGAAAGTCTCACCAGCATTGGTCGTGGTCAGATACTCGAGAAACTTCTCGTTGAGTATCGTATCGCCCGAGAAACGTCGGTCTTCGACCGTATAGACCTGCCCCTCGTTGACGTTGATCGTGATGTAGATTTCCTTCTTGTCCGGCGACAGCGCGACCTGAACGGACAGAATTTCGAACTTGAGATAACCACGATCCTGATAATAGGACTGCAGCGTTTCCAGATCGCCCGACAGCTGCTGCTTGGAATAGCGGTCGGTGCGCTGGAACGGCATCCAGTTGGTGCGGTGCAGCTCGAACTGCTCCAGCAATTCCTCACGCGGAAATGCCGTCGCACCCACGATGTTGATCTCCTTGATCTTGGTGACCTTGCCTTCGGTGACCTCGATTTCGATCTTGACGCGGTTGTTGCCCTGCTCGATGACCTTGGAATCGACTGCGACGTCGTAATAGCCGTTGGCGTAGTACTGACGACGCAGCTCCTGACCGACACCATCGAGCAGCGAGCGCTTGAACAACTCGCCCTCGGCGAGCCCGAGCTGGCTCAGGGACTCATTGAGTTCGTCGCCGCCGATCTTTTCATTGCCGGTGATCTCGAACGAGGTGATCGCCGGACGTTCCTTCACATTGACGATCAGCGTGTCACCCTCGCTGCTCAGCGATACGTCCTGAAACAGGCCGGAACCGTAGAGCGCGCGTACCGATTGGCGGGCGGTCTGCTCGTTGAGCTGGTCGCCCACCTGAACCGGCAGATAGGTCAGCACGGTACCCAGGTCGAGACGCGACAGGCCTTCGGCGCGAATGTCCCGGATCGTGAAGGCGCTGAACGCCTCGGCACGCGCCGTCAGCATCGCCAGGCCAATCAGGACGAGCAGGAGGAAACCACGCAGCGCGCGCGCTGCCGAAGTAGACGACGGAATACCTTGCATTAGCCGATCAATCGCATGATGTCGTTATAGAAAGCGAGCCCCATCAGCAGCGCGAGAAATGTCAGACCGACCTGCTGGCCAACAAGCTGCGCACGTTCTGAAACCGGGGACCCCTTGACCGCCTCCACCGCGTAGTACAACAAATGTCCCCCGTCCAGCATGGGCACTGGCAGGAGGTTCAAAACCCCGAGACTGACGCTGACCACGGCCACGAACATCAGAAACGCCACCGGTCCGGTCTGGGCCGAGTATCCGGCGTACTGGGCAATCTGGATCGGCCCGCTGACGTTCTTGATCGAAACATCGCCGATAACCATGCGATAGAGCATGCGCAAGGTCAGCCACGACATCTGCCACGTTTCGGAGACCGCGACCGGCAGGGCCGCGACGATACCCAGACGGCGCTCGGCGCGCAAATCCTGCCATAGGCGTTGTGCGCCGCTGACGTCCGGAGCCGCCCCGATCCGTCCCACGGTCTGACCGTTCTGCTCGATCGATCCGAGCGCGATTTCCACAGTCTGCGAGCGACCCTCGCGTTCGATATCGATGCTCACACGCTGATTCGGACGCGCCTGGACCCAGCTCACCCATTGCTGCCAGTCGGCGATCGATTCACCTTCCGCGCTGACGATGCGATCGCCCGACTGCAGCCCGGCCGCGGCAGCGGCTTCACCGGCCACGACTTCGCCGAGCACCGGTGGAATCGGCGGCCTGAACTCCTGCAGGCCCAGGTCCGCGAACAGATACTGCGGATCGACGCGCACCTGATCCAGCGGCAACGACACATTGCGTATCTGTCCGTCCCTGCCCTGCACTTCCAGGCGCACGAAGTCCTCGTCCAGTGCGTCCTCGATCAGGCGCGTGCGCAGTTCCTGCCAGGTCGTGATCGCGTGATCGTCGATGCGCAGCACCAGATCCTGCTCGCCGAGCCCCGCTTCGGCCGCCGCGCTGGCCGCCGGCGGCGCAGCGATGACCGGCTTCATGTCCGGCACGCCGATCACGTAGACCGCCCAGTAGGCGACGGCCGCCAGCGCGAAATTGAACATCGGCCCCGCCGCGACGATTGCAGATCGCTTCCACAAGGCCTGCTGGTTGAAAGCGCGATGCACTTCTTCGGGCGCCACCTCGCCTTCGCGCTCATCGAGCATCTTCACGTAGCCGCCCAGCGGAATCGCCGACAGCACATATTCCGTGCCGTCCTTGCCGGTACGCTTCAGCAAGGGTCGACCGAAGCCGATCGAATAGCGCAGCACGCGCACGCCGCAGCGACGCGCGACCCAGAAGTGTCCGAATTCATGGAATGCAACCAACACGCCGATGGCGACGATGAAGCCGCCCAGCGACCACATCAGATCAAGCATGCATCACCTTTGTGTCTAGTCCTGCGATCACGGAATGGGCGGCATCGCGCGCCCAGGCATCGATCGCAAGCACGGAATCGAGATCATCCGCATCGGGCAAACCCGCGCCCTCGGAGCGGTCCAGGGATTCTTCGATCACCGACGCAATCCCGGTAAAACCCACGCCACCGGCCAGAAACGCCTCCACAGCCACTTCATTGGCGGCATTGAGTACATTGCTGGCGCGGCCGCCTGCCTGAAGCGCCTGACGAGCCAGGCCCAGGGCCGGGTATCGTGCGGACTCCACCTCCGAGAAATGCAGCTTCGCCACCTCGGACAGCGACAGACCACCGACACCGGACTCCCAACGCTCCGGCGCCGCCAGGGCATGCGCGATCGGTACGCGCATGTCGGGCTGTCCCAGCTGCGCGAGCATGGAACCGTCGCGGTATTCCACCAGCGAATGGATCACACTCTCCGGGTGCAGCACCACGTCGATCGATTCCGATGGCAGCCCGAACAGCCAGCGGGCCTCGATCAGCTCCAGGCCCTTGTTCATCATCGTCGCCGAATCGACGGAAATCTTGGGACCCATCACCCAGTTCGGATGACGCACGGCCTCGGCCGGCGTCACATCTCGCAACTTCGACAACTCGGTCTCCCTGAACGGACCGCCCGAGGCGGTCAGAATGATGCGGCGCACCCCGGAGTCCGGCGTTCCGCATCGATAGCCTTCAGGTAGACACTGAAAGATCGCATTATGTTCACTGTCGATCGGAACCAATGTTGCACCAGCCGTGGCGGCGGCCTGCATCATCAGCTCGCCGGCCATGACCAGCGGCTCCTTGTTGGCGACCAGTACACGTTTGCCAGCCCGCACCGCCGCCAGCGTCGGTAGCAGGCCTGCGGCGCCGACGATCGCCGACATCACCAGATCGGCCGCCTCATGCGCCGCCAGTTGCGCCACCGCCTCCGCACCGGCCAGCGCCTCGGTTTCAGTGCCCGCCAGCGCATCGCGCAACTCCGCCCATTTCGAGGCGTCCGCCGTCGCGGCGTAGCGCGGTTGGAACTCGCGGCACAATGCAAGCAGACCGGCGACGTCCCGGTTCGCTGTCAAGGCCAGCACCTGCAGGCGCTGCGGATGACGACGCGCCACGTCCAGTGTGTTGCGCCCCACCGTACCGGTCGCACCGAGTATTACGAGCTGGCGCATCACAGACCCAATCCGTAAACGCCCAAGGCCATCAGGGGCGCGACCGCCAGCAGGCTGTCGACACGATCGAGCACACCGCCATGTCCGGGCAAAAGCCCGCCGCTGTCCTTGACCCCGGCATGTCGCTTGAGCAGGCTCTCGCTCAGGTCGCCGATCACCGAGGCTACGCTCAAACCGGCGCACAGCGACAGCCACAGCAGCCAGGGCCGCTGCTCGGGCGCGAACAACAGCAGGGCCATGCCGGCGGAAGCCGCGACCGCGGCGACGAAACCGCCGACAAAGCCTTCCCAGGTCTTGCCCGGCGAAACGCGTGGCGCGAGCTTGTGGCGGCCGAAGCCGCGGCCCGCGAAATAGGCGCCAATATCGGCGGCCCAGACGATCACGAAGGTCGCCAACACAAACAGCGGCCCGTTCGAGGCGTGCGCGTGCAGTGCCGCGAGACCGCTGATAGTCGAAGCAAAGATCAACAAACCGATGCCGGCCCGCAGGGCCGGTGACGGGCGGCTTGGCGAGAAACCGGCGGGATAGCGAACGATCCATACCAAGGCGATCAGCCACCACAAGGCTGCGCAGCCCCACAACAGCAGATGCCCGAATGCCGGCAGCGCAAACACTGCCAGTAAAATCAGCAGCGCGCCGAGAATGACATAGCCGAACTTCGCCGGCGCTGCCGAAAGCCCGCTCAGCGCCGCCCATTCATGCGCGGCCACCAGCGCCAGGGCGGTGAACAGAAGCGCCAAGCCCGTGGTCGGCAGGAACCAGATCGCAGCCACCGCCAAGGGCAGCAGCACCAATGCCGTGAGCACGCGCTGCAACAGCATTACTGGGCCTCCGGCACGCGGCCAAAGCGACGGTTGCGGTTAGCGAACCAGGCGATTGCAGCACTCATCTCGTCTTCGCCAAAGTCCGGCCACAGAGTGTCGCTGAAGTACAGCTCGGTATAGGCCAGCTGCCACAGCATGAAATTGCTGATGCGTTTCTCGCCGCCGGTGCGGATCATCAGATCCGGTGCCGGCGCGAAGGCGGTGCACACCGCGGTGTCGATGGCTTCGGCTGTGATTTCCCGACCTTCGCGCTGCAAGCGGCGCGCAGCCTCGACCACATCCCACTGGCCGCCGTAGCCGACGGCGACCACCAGATCCATGTGGGTATTGCCGGCAGTAGCGGCCTCTGCCTGTGCCAT
This is a stretch of genomic DNA from Gammaproteobacteria bacterium. It encodes these proteins:
- the bamA gene encoding outer membrane protein assembly factor BamA, giving the protein MLTARAEAFSAFTIRDIRAEGLSRLDLGTVLTYLPVQVGDQLNEQTARQSVRALYGSGLFQDVSLSSEGDTLIVNVKERPAITSFEITGNEKIGGDELNESLSQLGLAEGELFKRSLLDGVGQELRRQYYANGYYDVAVDSKVIEQGNNRVKIEIEVTEGKVTKIKEINIVGATAFPREELLEQFELHRTNWMPFQRTDRYSKQQLSGDLETLQSYYQDRGYLKFEILSVQVALSPDKKEIYITINVNEGQVYTVEDRRFSGDTILNEKFLEYLTTTNAGETFSRKQATESADRIEAALSDVGYAFAEVTPIPEVEDESRKVTLNYFVQPGKRTYVHHIGFSGHGSTNDETLRREMRQLEAAPFSKSAVERSRVRLERLAFVESVEVDTQPVPGTDDLVDINYTIKERPPGSVQFGVGFSGSSGFVLSGSVTHSNFMGTGNRIAVTAENNSYSKQLSFSWTDPYFTEDGISQTISTTYRKSDRIIRYSSGFSTNTISANLIYGIPLSEFVAVRIGGGIEDTAVQTFASASSDEVLSFVVDNGSHYFNFLARTGIGRDTRNRTIFASRGSLQQLNLDVAVPGSDLTFYTVSFNAEQFVPIYKRFFLDINGTVGYADGYGSTKKIPPYENFFAGGSRTVRGFRDGTLGPRDTPNDNPYGGKLRTTMQNELIIPLPFAADGNSTRLAAFFDIGNVFAEPGEFEFDELRRSAGIAFRWFTPFLGILNLSYSYPLNEQPEDEVDRFQITFGSGF
- the rseP gene encoding RIP metalloprotease RseP: MLDLMWSLGGFIVAIGVLVAFHEFGHFWVARRCGVRVLRYSIGFGRPLLKRTGKDGTEYVLSAIPLGGYVKMLDEREGEVAPEEVHRAFNQQALWKRSAIVAAGPMFNFALAAVAYWAVYVIGVPDMKPVIAAPPAASAAAEAGLGEQDLVLRIDDHAITTWQELRTRLIEDALDEDFVRLEVQGRDGQIRNVSLPLDQVRVDPQYLFADLGLQEFRPPIPPVLGEVVAGEAAAAAGLQSGDRIVSAEGESIADWQQWVSWVQARPNQRVSIDIEREGRSQTVEIALGSIEQNGQTVGRIGAAPDVSGAQRLWQDLRAERRLGIVAALPVAVSETWQMSWLTLRMLYRMVIGDVSIKNVSGPIQIAQYAGYSAQTGPVAFLMFVAVVSVSLGVLNLLPVPMLDGGHLLYYAVEAVKGSPVSERAQLVGQQVGLTFLALLMGLAFYNDIMRLIG
- the dxr gene encoding 1-deoxy-D-xylulose-5-phosphate reductoisomerase, producing MRQLVILGATGTVGRNTLDVARRHPQRLQVLALTANRDVAGLLALCREFQPRYAATADASKWAELRDALAGTETEALAGAEAVAQLAAHEAADLVMSAIVGAAGLLPTLAAVRAGKRVLVANKEPLVMAGELMMQAAATAGATLVPIDSEHNAIFQCLPEGYRCGTPDSGVRRIILTASGGPFRETELSKLRDVTPAEAVRHPNWVMGPKISVDSATMMNKGLELIEARWLFGLPSESIDVVLHPESVIHSLVEYRDGSMLAQLGQPDMRVPIAHALAAPERWESGVGGLSLSEVAKLHFSEVESARYPALGLARQALQAGGRASNVLNAANEVAVEAFLAGGVGFTGIASVIEESLDRSEGAGLPDADDLDSVLAIDAWARDAAHSVIAGLDTKVMHA
- a CDS encoding phosphatidate cytidylyltransferase; the encoded protein is MLLQRVLTALVLLPLAVAAIWFLPTTGLALLFTALALVAAHEWAALSGLSAAPAKFGYVILGALLILLAVFALPAFGHLLLWGCAALWWLIALVWIVRYPAGFSPSRPSPALRAGIGLLIFASTISGLAALHAHASNGPLFVLATFVIVWAADIGAYFAGRGFGRHKLAPRVSPGKTWEGFVGGFVAAVAASAGMALLLFAPEQRPWLLWLSLCAGLSVASVIGDLSESLLKRHAGVKDSGGLLPGHGGVLDRVDSLLAVAPLMALGVYGLGL
- the uppS gene encoding di-trans,poly-cis-decaprenylcistransferase, with the protein product MSLNPPELPPQAVPKHVAVIMDGNGRWAQQRQRPRVSGHRAGVRAVRAAVRACHKAGVGTLTLFAFSQENWQRPALEVRLLMELFARALKREVASLHKNNVRLRFIGDHDLFSASLREQMAQAEAATAGNTHMDLVVAVGYGGQWDVVEAARRLQREGREITAEAIDTAVCTAFAPAPDLMIRTGGEKRISNFMLWQLAYTELYFSDTLWPDFGEDEMSAAIAWFANRNRRFGRVPEAQ